The window ACTCCTTTTGCTGAAATTCCTGCTTCTTTTAGAAGCTTTATATAAAACAAAAGCTGATACCTTGATGCTTCTTTGAACCTTGAAGATTTCTTTGTTTCACCAATCACTATCTCATCTTTATCCTGATACAGAATGTCAAACACTGCATTGCCGAATTTTATTTCCTTCTGATCTTTCCTGTAATAATACTCATGAAGAAACCTGCCAAGCACAATGTTATCGTCGTTCTCATCTGGCAAGATGCTATGTGCCATGAGCCACACCTGTCTTTTGCAGATGTTGTAATACCAGATGTAAACACCTGTCATGTAAATATCCATTTTCAAAACACCATCCTGTTTCTTAAACTCAGGCAAAAATAATATGGTCGTTTGGGTCATACACAAATCCTGTCTTAGGGCTATAGTATCGCTGGCAGGATGTGGGTGGCAAAGATAATATTCCTTTCTCTTCATCAAAAATCTGGGCGTATTTTATTGGCACAGAAATTGTATATTCAAAAAGGATATTTTTAAGTTTAAGATAGATTTCTCTTCTTTCGTAATAATCTTTAATGGAAAAAGAGTCTATATACCTTTGATAAGCATCTTCTATTTCTTCATTGCTTCTTATGATAACGCTGACATACCCACCCCGCTGCTGGATAAGACTAAACCTTGAAATTGTGAGTTCTTCCTTTTCCAGAATACTGTCAAACTTTAAAAGCCTTATTGCCTTCAAAAACTCATCAGACTTTTTAAATGATTTATTTTCTTTTATCATCCTGAAATAACTATCAATCAGCATACCATAGTCTTTTTCTTCCACTTCAAGATGCTTCAAAAGAAGTCCTCTTGATATTTCAATTGCCGTGTTGCCATAAACTCTTTTTGCAAAGGTTATGCCACTTTCATCTTTCATGTTTACAACCAGCACACTACCCTGGCTTTTTTCATTGTGCCTGTTGCACCTTCCTGCACACTGGATTATTGAATCAATAGGAGCTATGTCTCTTACTACACAATCAAAGTCAATGTCTACCCCTGCCTCAATCACCTGAGTTGAAACAACAATGGGTTTTGCACCACTTTCTAACATTTTTTCAATTTTCTTTATAATATCTTTTCTATCTTTTGGTACAAGGCTTGCTGAAAGGTAAATAACCTCTTTATTTTTGAGGTTGTTTTTTATGCCATTGTAGATTTGATGCGACTGATTTATGGTGTTGGCAACAATCAAAAACGATTTTTCGTCTTCATATACCTCTTGTAAGAAGAAATCCACAAATTCAGCTACTTTTAAATCGCTGTGGTGATACATAAGCTTTGTTCTGTTAAAAATTGAATAGTCACAAAACCCTGCAAGCTCACAAGCATCTTCGAATATAAGCGGTTTTGTGGCTGTCATGAGAATAATCTTGCACCTGAAAAGCTGTGTTAGTTTCTTTAAAACCTCTTCAACAAGCGGCAAAAGCTCAACATCAATTGCCTGAATCTCATCAAGGAGAAGTACTGAGTCATAAAAAGTATGAAATTTTTTGAGCATCCTGTTTCTGTTCGAAATTAAAGTTTCAAGCAGCTGGACAAATGTTGTCACTACAAACCCAGATGTCCAGTTTTCTATAAAACACTCTGAAGCAACTTTTTCAAATACAGTAATTTCATCTGTAATTTCTTTTAGCGCTCCTTCTTTCCCCCTGAATTCAACATCAGTTAAATGATGGTGTTTTAACAAGTACCTGTCTCTGTTTTTTTCAAAATCTTCTATTGCCTTAAATAGATTTTCGACAACATGGTAGTTTTGGTCTATTATAGAGGTAAACGGAAGAGCATATATTATCCTACCAGACTTTTCCAAAATCTCTTTCAGTTTTAATGCTGCAAAAACTCCTGCCAAAGTCTTTCCTGTACCAGTTGGTGTTGTGATTGAAAATATATCTTTCTCTTTGTTCTTTTCAATATTTGAAAGCACAGCCTCAAACACACTTTGCCTTATTCTCTGCAGATTTTTGTCCTGAGTTGGTTTGATAACTTTGTCTCTTGCCACAATAAGTCTGTCTGACGAAGCATAGCAAGGAAACAGTAACTTGTAATTTGCAGCCGACATCTTGTCTGCCCATATGAGAAGAGAATACAACTTTTGCTGGGCAAAATAAAGCTCAGTTCCATCTTTGAAAGCCTGCGGTATCATACCAATCATGCGAATGCCATATTCAATTCTTTTAAGATATCTTAGGATATCCTCTATAAAACCCCTTTGCTGTGCCAAAAACTTTTCAAATTTGTTGCCAAGTCCAATTTTTTCAAGCAAAGGTTTTATATCTTCAGCGTTGCACCTCAAATCCTCAATCTGAACATAGGCATCATCTATTTTCTGAACAAGGTTTATATCTGCCTTGAAATCTCCTTTAAACTTTTCTGGCAGGTTCTTGCTAATATCCTTGACATCTCCGTGATGGTGAAGAATGCAAGCGTAAATCAAAAGAGATATGACTTCATCTAAAGAAGCTGGGGGGTTCATCTGTTGTAAGCACAGTCCTTTCTTTTGCATCCAGCAAAAGACTCCAAAGATGGCTGATAAAAAACCATGCTGTGAATGCTTGCTTGATACACCGCTAAGATGACTTTGAAAAAATGTTGTAAATTTCCCAAAGTCATGACAAAGACATATAATTTGCAGCGCTTCTTTTTCCCAGTTCTTAAGCTCAACATTTGCCTTCATAGCATAGTGATAAACTTCAAGAAGGTGATCATAAAGAAGCTTATCAGGATTTTTGTGAGAATAATACTCCATACAAATCCCACCTTTTTGACAATATATAAAAACTTTTTTGACAAAACAAGAAAAACGCCATCTGGGCTATCCCCCAAATGGCAAAAGATTTTTTACATCACACAAATGCATTCTTTTCTGTCACCTGAAAATTCTTTTATATAATACACCTTGTCTTGCGCACTGCTATCCAAATCTACCCAGATAGGATTGAGATTTTCGTCGTGAATATACGTCTTGACCTTTGTGGCAAACCTATCTTTGTCAAAATCGCACGGCATCCTGTCTCTCATAAGAGCAAGAGAAGAAGCAGACTCTAACTCTAAGCTTAGAGATTTTATTAAGCCTGCATCAAGCACAGTTAAAATACCAGCCCTGCTGTCTTCCCACCTGCAAGCTTCAAATTCACCCAAAAACTCAGTTTTTGCAGCAAACGGAGCACTGCCAAAGTATATCGGAAATTCTGACTTGCCACTTTCAAGCCTTGCCCTCAAGAGAGAATATATCTTCTCATCTTTGGGCATAACAAAAACTCTAAAACCTACAAATCCATTGTAGCCAGCCAAGATCTCAAGCGGCACCTGTGTGTGGGTATTTGGATTTTTTAGTTCATTTACAGTTTGAGCTTTTATATAATTTACCGTCTGTACAATCTTATATGTCCTTTCTATCTTTTGTACTGCAACTAAAAGGTTTTCTGCTGAGAGCACCCCATAATAACTATCCCTCTTAAAACCCAAGATAGCTGCAACCATACCTTCAATCACAGTCCTCGGTGGCACAAGATACGAAAGCGATGATGAGTTTGTATAAAATTTTCTAAAGTGAGCGAACTTACCTTTGAGGTCAAACACTAAAAATTTCATTTTCTTCTCACCTTGTTTTTCTAAACTTCTTCAAGCTCAAAAGTACCAAATGCATCTTTAAAGTCCACAACATTGCCACCGCAAACAAGGCAAAGCTCTGGGTGTTTGAAATAGTAAATCTTTGAAATTACATTCTTGTTCTTATGCAAAAACTCAGCCAAATCTGTGATGTCAAGCTGAACATCTTCAATTTTTCGCGGTTTTTCGACAACTTCTATAAGCTTGACATAATCTCTGAGCTCTCCAAGCAAGGTCTTATCATCTACATACTCTACTCTCATGTAAAGCCTCGGATACTGACCTATCTTGCTTCTGGTTGCCTGAAGTGGAATTGCTTCTTTCATTGCTCTATCCAAAAACTTTAGGTCATCTTCTGTAAGTCTTGTCTCTTTTGCTCTTCTTGCGCTCACTATTCCAGAAAAAGCTATGAAAGAGTATTTCACTCTGTAGTCTTTTCCTATAGCACCCTGCTGTTTTTTCTCATCGCTTGCAAAATGGCTTGTGATAGATGCTTCTAAAAGTTCAACCTTGTTGAGTGAATATCCCCAGTTGAACTGTACAGGCCCGATGTAAGTTCTCGTCTCTTTCTTAATAGGTATTGTTGCACCAAAAAGCCTTATGTCAATGAACGTCTCAAGCTCGTCGATGTCTTCTCCTACGCTTTTGATTACTTCTTCTGGCTTTACGCTCTTGCCTTCAATCTTTCGAACATAAATTGGAATACCCTGGTCGTCTGCATAATCACGGATATACCTTTTTAAACGAACATCTGACACAAGGTTTATCTCTTTTTCCCAATCCATCCTTGGTCGATTTTCCTCATCCGGGTCACCGTTTGGATTGCAAAGCTTAGCATCATAGGTAAACAAAATCTCGCTGGTCTTATCAATAATCTTCTTTTCCATCTTTACATCAGCCCTCCTATTTTAATTAGATGTATCCTGAGAGTTTGAAGAAGCATTTAATATAACCTTTTGAGTTTTGTATGCATAACCTGAGAGGATGTAAAAAAGAGTTTCATACTTGTCAAGCTTCCATGAATCTATGTGCTTGTCCAAAAGCCTCTTCATCTCGGCAAAAATCATCTCGGTGTATGGCAAAATCTTTTCCTGCCTCAGCTTGTTGTAAACATCATTGCACAGTCTTATAAGCTTTGGCTTGTCAATCCCATTGTAATTTATCTTGTTCAAAATTGGTTTGTGCCCAGCAGAGTCGTCTTGCCTATCTTTGGTAGCAAGATATTGTTTTGCTCCTATCTCGCCAATCAAAACTCCAAGCAAAAACAGAGCTGTCTTTGGCTCATCATAATTCATTTGTTGAATATAGCTTTTGAGATCGTCGGACAAATTCAGCTGCGCAACATCCATCCCTCTTTTCACCTCCAGACAATCCAAAATTTCTAAAAATCTTATAACAAAAACCATTCTGATAACCATTGAAGCAATGTTGTTTCTTATCAGCTTTGATATGTTATACCCTTCTTTCTTGTAAACAACAACACCTACTGCCTTTATAAAATTTTCTATGAGAACATTTTTTGCTATTTTTCTGCCAGAAAAAATAGCATCGTAGATGTTCAAAAGCCTTTGCGCTTCTTTACTCTCACTTATGTTTTTGAGCCTTATTGGAACGCTGTAATAGATGCTTTCAAGGGAAATCTTAAAAGAAGGGTCATTCCCAATGAGGTCAGTATATTGAGAAAAGACTTTTGATGCTGCATTGTAAATCTTGTCGAAAATTGAAGGATTGATGTCAGGTATAAACCTTATTATCTTTGTACTTGCTTGTGCTTCTCTGTAAAAAATCAGGTTCAGTAAAAAATAGTGGTTTTGGTCGAAATATGAAAGAAAGTTGTATATATCATCTCGCAGTTTTTCCAGGCTGTTATAGTTCCATGCAGTGTTCAACGAATTCGTGATATTTTGGGAAAGTTCTTCTAAATAGTTTTTTGTTAGCTTTGCACTTGTGTAAACAAAAGTTGGCAGAACATATACATCAAAAGAGCCAAGCTGGGTTTTAAGTTTATTTCTTAAAAATATATCTCCTGCCACAAGCTTTAAAAGACATTTTTCGCATACAGTTATGTTCTTGGCATAGTTCTTTTGGTCAAGATAAGATGCAAAAATATTTTTGTCTGTTGTAAAATATTTAAACTTTGTCTTTTTAAATCCTTCGTAAGATAAGTTATCTGTGTCCAAACATATATAACATATATTACCTTCTTTTTGCTTCTTTTTAGTTTTTTCTGTGCCTTTTTTGACCTGGCGTTTGTATGCAATAACAGCGTCAATATACTCTTGATAGCTTGTCAAAGGTTTCCCATCAATGCAAAGTACATATAAGCCTATTTGCTGAGGTTTTAGCTCTGTTAATTTTCTTAATCCATTTGTACATTCCTTTGTAAAAACATCTCTCAATTGCTTAAAAATCTTATCTGTTGATTTTGCATTGTTAATTAGTTCTTTGTAAATCTGTGATAGCGGCTTTTCAGTCAGTCTCTTGTTGTCATTTACCACTATATTGTCAGTATCTAAAAAATAAACGTATTTTTTCTCTATTCTCTGCTGCAAATACCTCTTTTCTTCATCGAAAAGTTCAGAAGACTTGCTTAGATATTCTTTGACTTTGACAAAATACATATCCAATATTTTTTTACATATGTCAGATACTACAGGTATTTCACATTCAACAAGGTTTGGAATGGTTTCTGTTAGAAAATATGCAAAAGATGTCGTAGAAGCAAACCATTGTGACGAATTTGCCCCTTCTGCCGAACCAACATAAACATATTTTTTAGCAGTTTCACTATCAATTTCTTCAGCACAGTCTATATTAATCTTTTTCTCATTTGTAGAAAAGTTAATTTTTGCAACATATCTCTTTTCATCCCCAGATGGAACCTCAATATCTTCTGTAAGAACAGATAAATAGGCATCATTTCCAGATGCATCACCAATTAGAACATCACCAATCTCAACCATTTCCTCTATCAATAGCCTCTCACCTCGCTTTTATGTTAATTATACCAATTTTATTTTCAAGATACAACCAAATTTTGAACTTGCAATCCTCGTTACTTAGTACACTTTTTAATTTTACATATCATCATTATAATTTTTAAGGTCAAATTTTATGCGAAGTTAATTAGATATATATGTCATTTTTTTCATTTTATATTATTTTTGTTTGTGCAAAAATTGACATTTTTAATTATGTACTTTGTGATTTGCGACGTATTATGACTTTGCATTTACCAATTGCTGTCGACCTGTAATCCCCCCAAAAACCCCCGGGGATCGACAGCAAAAGGTAATTTCTGGTATGTGTTGACTTTCAAGAGCTTGTGGAGTATAATAGAAATAACCTACAGCAGCTTGAAAACTTAACCATTTGTTCCTTGTAAGATTTCTCAAGCCATCTACGGGTTTGTAGCCTTCCCTTTGGGGATTGAAACCAAAACACGCAAGCAGAAAAAAGCTCCAGCAGACGGTTTGTAGCCTTCCCTTTGGGGATTGAAACCCGTATTTGCAAACCGGCCGGTAAGAAACCAAAACCGTTTGTAGCCTTCCCTTTGGGGATTGAAACCAAAGTGGGGGCTATCTGATACGTGCAAAAAGCCCGGTTTGTAGCCTTCCCTTTGGGGATTGAAACGGAAATTTTTTTCATCTCTAACTTCTATCTTATTCAGTTTGTAGCCTTCCCTTTGGGGATTGAAACTGGGATTTAACGGAGCGGAGCTATAACTCCGCTCCGTGTTTGTAGCCTTCCCTTTGGGGATTGAAACAATATATAGCCTGCCCTGCAAA is drawn from Caldicellulosiruptor diazotrophicus and contains these coding sequences:
- the cas7b gene encoding type I-B CRISPR-associated protein Cas7/Csh2, with the protein product MEKKIIDKTSEILFTYDAKLCNPNGDPDEENRPRMDWEKEINLVSDVRLKRYIRDYADDQGIPIYVRKIEGKSVKPEEVIKSVGEDIDELETFIDIRLFGATIPIKKETRTYIGPVQFNWGYSLNKVELLEASITSHFASDEKKQQGAIGKDYRVKYSFIAFSGIVSARRAKETRLTEDDLKFLDRAMKEAIPLQATRSKIGQYPRLYMRVEYVDDKTLLGELRDYVKLIEVVEKPRKIEDVQLDITDLAEFLHKNKNVISKIYYFKHPELCLVCGGNVVDFKDAFGTFELEEV
- the cas5 gene encoding CRISPR-associated protein Cas5, yielding MKFLVFDLKGKFAHFRKFYTNSSSLSYLVPPRTVIEGMVAAILGFKRDSYYGVLSAENLLVAVQKIERTYKIVQTVNYIKAQTVNELKNPNTHTQVPLEILAGYNGFVGFRVFVMPKDEKIYSLLRARLESGKSEFPIYFGSAPFAAKTEFLGEFEACRWEDSRAGILTVLDAGLIKSLSLELESASSLALMRDRMPCDFDKDRFATKVKTYIHDENLNPIWVDLDSSAQDKVYYIKEFSGDRKECICVM
- the cas3 gene encoding CRISPR-associated helicase Cas3', coding for MEYYSHKNPDKLLYDHLLEVYHYAMKANVELKNWEKEALQIICLCHDFGKFTTFFQSHLSGVSSKHSQHGFLSAIFGVFCWMQKKGLCLQQMNPPASLDEVISLLIYACILHHHGDVKDISKNLPEKFKGDFKADINLVQKIDDAYVQIEDLRCNAEDIKPLLEKIGLGNKFEKFLAQQRGFIEDILRYLKRIEYGIRMIGMIPQAFKDGTELYFAQQKLYSLLIWADKMSAANYKLLFPCYASSDRLIVARDKVIKPTQDKNLQRIRQSVFEAVLSNIEKNKEKDIFSITTPTGTGKTLAGVFAALKLKEILEKSGRIIYALPFTSIIDQNYHVVENLFKAIEDFEKNRDRYLLKHHHLTDVEFRGKEGALKEITDEITVFEKVASECFIENWTSGFVVTTFVQLLETLISNRNRMLKKFHTFYDSVLLLDEIQAIDVELLPLVEEVLKKLTQLFRCKIILMTATKPLIFEDACELAGFCDYSIFNRTKLMYHHSDLKVAEFVDFFLQEVYEDEKSFLIVANTINQSHQIYNGIKNNLKNKEVIYLSASLVPKDRKDIIKKIEKMLESGAKPIVVSTQVIEAGVDIDFDCVVRDIAPIDSIIQCAGRCNRHNEKSQGSVLVVNMKDESGITFAKRVYGNTAIEISRGLLLKHLEVEEKDYGMLIDSYFRMIKENKSFKKSDEFLKAIRLLKFDSILEKEELTISRFSLIQQRGGYVSVIIRSNEEIEDAYQRYIDSFSIKDYYERREIYLKLKNILFEYTISVPIKYAQIFDEEKGILSLPPTSCQRYYSPKTGFVYDPNDHIIFA
- the cas4 gene encoding CRISPR-associated protein Cas4 — encoded protein: MDIYMTGVYIWYYNICKRQVWLMAHSILPDENDDNIVLGRFLHEYYYRKDQKEIKFGNAVFDILYQDKDEIVIGETKKSSRFKEASRYQLLFYIKLLKEAGISAKGVLFYPEERKKEEVVLTAEEEEKLEKMIAEIETIIEKESPPPAATCRYCPKCAYREYCFA
- a CDS encoding TIGR02556 family CRISPR-associated protein — protein: MIEEMVEIGDVLIGDASGNDAYLSVLTEDIEVPSGDEKRYVAKINFSTNEKKINIDCAEEIDSETAKKYVYVGSAEGANSSQWFASTTSFAYFLTETIPNLVECEIPVVSDICKKILDMYFVKVKEYLSKSSELFDEEKRYLQQRIEKKYVYFLDTDNIVVNDNKRLTEKPLSQIYKELINNAKSTDKIFKQLRDVFTKECTNGLRKLTELKPQQIGLYVLCIDGKPLTSYQEYIDAVIAYKRQVKKGTEKTKKKQKEGNICYICLDTDNLSYEGFKKTKFKYFTTDKNIFASYLDQKNYAKNITVCEKCLLKLVAGDIFLRNKLKTQLGSFDVYVLPTFVYTSAKLTKNYLEELSQNITNSLNTAWNYNSLEKLRDDIYNFLSYFDQNHYFLLNLIFYREAQASTKIIRFIPDINPSIFDKIYNAASKVFSQYTDLIGNDPSFKISLESIYYSVPIRLKNISESKEAQRLLNIYDAIFSGRKIAKNVLIENFIKAVGVVVYKKEGYNISKLIRNNIASMVIRMVFVIRFLEILDCLEVKRGMDVAQLNLSDDLKSYIQQMNYDEPKTALFLLGVLIGEIGAKQYLATKDRQDDSAGHKPILNKINYNGIDKPKLIRLCNDVYNKLRQEKILPYTEMIFAEMKRLLDKHIDSWKLDKYETLFYILSGYAYKTQKVILNASSNSQDTSN